One part of the Rhodococcus oxybenzonivorans genome encodes these proteins:
- a CDS encoding isochorismatase family protein translates to MAIPPIATYPIPDVSEVPESKVSWRLDPRRSALLIHDMQNYFIDAYDVHSEPMSTALANMIRIREACSLAGIPVVYTMQPGDQHPSRRGILADFWGPGLSSGRDTEVIEPLAPRAGDIQVTKWRYSAFQRTDLRQLLGHHGRDQLIVTGVYTHMGCMLSAAEAFMSDVQPFLVSDATADFSREEHLMALTYASKRCGSVLTTDALVSALAPLEVG, encoded by the coding sequence ATGGCCATCCCGCCGATTGCGACGTACCCGATTCCGGATGTTTCCGAAGTACCCGAATCGAAAGTCTCCTGGCGTCTCGACCCTCGACGGTCCGCACTGCTCATCCACGACATGCAGAACTACTTCATCGACGCCTACGACGTGCACTCGGAGCCGATGTCGACCGCGCTCGCCAACATGATCCGCATCCGCGAAGCCTGCTCGCTCGCAGGGATTCCCGTCGTCTACACGATGCAACCGGGCGACCAGCACCCCTCACGACGTGGCATTCTCGCCGATTTCTGGGGCCCCGGACTTTCGTCGGGCCGCGACACCGAGGTGATCGAACCGCTGGCACCACGCGCCGGCGACATCCAGGTGACGAAGTGGCGGTATTCGGCATTTCAGCGCACCGACCTCCGGCAGCTGCTGGGCCACCACGGTCGTGATCAGCTGATCGTCACCGGCGTATACACGCACATGGGGTGCATGCTCAGCGCGGCCGAGGCTTTCATGTCGGATGTCCAACCCTTCCTCGTTTCCGACGCGACCGCGGATTTCAGTCGTGAAGAACATCTGATGGCATTGACGTACGCGTCCAAGCGATGCGGCTCGGTGCTCACCACCGACGCCCTGGTATCCGCGCTCGCCCCCCTCGAAGTCGGCTGA